The window GCGCAGAGGCCGAGCGCGCCAACCGCGCCAAGAGCGAGTTCCTGGCCGTGATGAGCCACGAGCTGCGCACCCCGCTGAACGCCATCGGCGGGTACGCGGAACTCATCGGCATGGGGATCCGCGGACCCGTCACCGAGCAGCAGCACGAGGACCTGCGGCGCATCCAGGCCAGCCAGCGGCACCTGCTGGGGCTGATCAACGAGGTGCTGAACTACGCGCGGCTGGAAACCGGCACCGTGCGCTACGACGTGGCCGACGTGGACCTGGGCGAGGTGCTGGCCGCCGCCCAGGCGCTGGTGGGCCCGCAGGCGCAGGCCAAGGAGCTGTCCCTTGCCGTCGCCCGCTGCCCGGCCGGGCTGGCCGCCCGCGCCGACGCCGAGAAGGTGCGGCAGGTGCTGGTGAACCTGCTCTCCAACGCGGTGAAGTTCACCGCGCCGGGCGGCCGGGTGGAGCTGTCGTGCGCGGCGTCCGGGAGTGACGTGCACGTCCTGGTGCGCGACACGGGCATCGGCATTGCCGGCGACCAGATGGAGCGCGTCTTCGAGCCGTTCGTGCAGGTGCGGGCAGACCTGGCGCGCACGGCCGAGGGCACGGGGCTGGGGCTGGCCATCAGCCGCGACCTGGCGCGTGGGATGGGGGGCGACCTGACGGCCGAAAGCACGCCCGGCGTGGGGAGCACCTTCACGCTCACCCTTCCCGCGGCGGGGTAGCCCGGTCTCAGCTTTCCTTCCGGCGGCACGCCATGCGGCGGCGCTGGCGCCGGTCCTGCTTTCTGTGCGCGACATGAACGACGAATACCACGACCGCTCCCCCGCCTTTTCCACCGCGTCGCCCCCCGGCCGCGAATCGGCCGAGCGGGTGGCCGCGTGGAAGCGGGGCGAGGAACTCGTCCGCGACCCGGCCGCCGCGCCGCCGCGCGACCCGTACCGCGGCCAGGCGCCGGCCGAGGTGGCCGACCGCGCCTTTGCCGCGCTGGCCGAGAACGTCCGCGACTACGCCATCTTCCTGATGGACCCGGAGGGCGTGATCACCTTCTGGGGCGAGGGCGCGCGGCTGATCAAGTGGTGGTCCCGCGAAGAGGCCGAGGGCTCCCACCTTCGCATGCTGTACCCGGACGGCGGCGCGGAAGACGGCACGGCCGAGGACCACATTCGCCAGGCGGCGGAGTCGGGCGAATACATCGGCCAGGGCCACCGCGTGCGGGCCGACACCTCTACGTTCTGGGCCCGCGTCTCATTGACCGCGCTGCGCGATACGGAGGGAAAGCTTCTGGGCTTCGCCAAGGTCACGCGCGACCTGACGGCCAAGCGGGCCGAGGAGGCCGCGCTCCTGATCGCCCAGCACCAGGCCGAGGCGGCCATCCGGCTGAAGTCGGAGCTGCTGCAGGACCGGGGCCGCACCGAGGGGGAGGATCGGCGGGCCGGCGAGCTGGAGGGGGCCACCGCGCAGCTGCGGGAAGAGCGCGCCGAGCGGTCGCGGCTGGAGGCCACGCGCTACGTGCTGCTGCGCCAGCTGATCGCCGCCGAGGAGCAGGAGCGCATTCGCCTTTCGCGCGAGCTTCACGACCAGCTGGGGCAGCTCGTGACGGCGCTCCGCCTGGGGCTGCGGGGGCTGCGCAGCGGAAACGGCTCGGCGGGGGCCGCGCTGGACGACCTGGAGGCGCTGACGGTGCAGCTGGCGGGCGAGCTCAGCCACATTGCCTCGGAGCTGCGCCCTCCCGCGCTGGACCGGCTGGGGCTGCAGCAGGCGCTGCAGGCGTACGTGGAAGACTGGGCCGCCCGCTACGGCATCGCCACCGGGTTCCAGCCACTGGGCGTGGACGACGAGCGG of the Longimicrobium sp. genome contains:
- a CDS encoding PAS domain-containing sensor histidine kinase, producing the protein MNDEYHDRSPAFSTASPPGRESAERVAAWKRGEELVRDPAAAPPRDPYRGQAPAEVADRAFAALAENVRDYAIFLMDPEGVITFWGEGARLIKWWSREEAEGSHLRMLYPDGGAEDGTAEDHIRQAAESGEYIGQGHRVRADTSTFWARVSLTALRDTEGKLLGFAKVTRDLTAKRAEEAALLIAQHQAEAAIRLKSELLQDRGRTEGEDRRAGELEGATAQLREERAERSRLEATRYVLLRQLIAAEEQERIRLSRELHDQLGQLVTALRLGLRGLRSGNGSAGAALDDLEALTVQLAGELSHIASELRPPALDRLGLQQALQAYVEDWAARYGIATGFQPLGVDDERFALEVETTLFRTVQEALTNVAKHSAAQNVSVILERRPGSVGVIVEDDGAGFDPVAMASPGARTRRIGLVGMRERVELLGGTLEVESAPGAGTTLFIRLPTHDTGP